From the Quercus lobata isolate SW786 chromosome 6, ValleyOak3.0 Primary Assembly, whole genome shotgun sequence genome, one window contains:
- the LOC115994397 gene encoding probable disease resistance protein At5g66900, translated as MAAAFVGGAALGAAFGEGFAVLHDTVKDVVSKARMFKPILKRLESTLNNLAPMVNEITQLSEQLDLRKVETENLIKNMKKGEKLVRKCLKIRWWNYCFKVYYSYKLEELDKEIVRFCQVDLQVHSARNGLRTLVNVNLILQKVDSVVDRKGVPCTVRDPPDFTVGFDMPMKELKTLLLKEEVQLLLLTAPGGCGKTTLVQMLCQDDQIRGMFEDNILFVNVSKTPNVKVIVQKLLNYKDVQPNFQIQSDEDAIDQLSQLLNHLSPNPILLILDDVWPGSESLPEMFKFDLPNYKILVTSRTAFPRFKFTYHLKPLDDVDAMTLFHRSASLHDGSSYLPAEEEVKKIVRGCGGFPLVIKVIGGSLCGQHAVVWHSRLMKWSDGQFYFSSDTELLAHLQKSLEFSDDKVIIKECFMDLGSFPEDQRIPAAALIDMWAELYELDEDGIQAIANLQELTIRNLASLVMARKDASEVKSYYNEDFVTQHDILRELAMHQSSQESVGQRPRLIINISGNNLPKWWTEQKQQLINARLLSISTDELFSSSWCNIQGSKVEVLVLNFHSKNYTLPDFVEKMDKLKVLIINNFGFFHSKISNFQLLRSLPNLKRIRLEKVSISSLCKTLVPLKSLKKISLFMCNIGKAFEDCTIQVSDAFPNLTEISIDYCNDLEELPVGLCDIIHLKKISITNCHKLFALPEKIGKLVNLEVLRLRSCTDLSELPDSIKSLHKLSILDISDCLSIMKLPKHIGELCNLKELNMKGCLRLRTQFPESIMDLEQLKLVVCDEERARLWEPIKEFLTELKVEVAEKDINLNWLPK; from the exons ATGGCAGCAGCATTTGTTGGAGGGGCTGCTCTTGGGGCAGCATTTGGTGAGGGCTTTGCAGTGTTACATGACACGGTTAAGGATGTGGTAAGCAAAGCCCGTATGTTCAAACCCATTCTTAAACGCCTAGAATCCACGTTAAATAATTTGGCACCAATGGTCAACGAAATAACACAATTAAGCGAACAACTTGATCTCCGAAAAGTGGAAACAGAGAACTtgatcaaaaatatgaaaaagggAGAGAAGCTGGTTCGCAAGTGCTTGAAAATCCGGTGGTGGAACTATTGTTTCAAAGTCTATTACTCTTACAAACTTGAAGAGTTGGACAAAGAAATTGTCAGGTTCTGTCAGGTTGATTTGCAAGTACATAGCGCAAGGAATGGGTTGAGGACTTTGGTAAATGTGAATCTTATTCTGCAGAAAGTGGATTCGGTTGTGGATAGAAAAGGAGTGCCGTGCACAGTTCGTGATCCCCCGGATTTTACAGTCGGGTTTGATATGCCAATGAAGGAGTTGAAGACGCTGCTGTTGAAGGAGGAGGTCCAGCTGCTTCTACTGACTGCTCCTGGAGGATGTGGGAAGACCACATTGGTCCAAATGCTTTGTCAGGATGATCAAATTAGAG GAATGTTTGAGGACAATATTCTCTTTGTGAATGTTTCAAAAACTCCCAATGTGAAGGTCATTGTGCAGaaactattaaattataagGATGTGCAGcctaattttcaaattcaaagtgATGAAGATGCAATCGACCAGCTGTCACAACTGCTGAATCATCTTAGCCCTAATCCTATATTGTTGATCCTAGATGATGTCTGGCCTGGATCAGAATCCCTTCCTGAAATGTTTAAGTTTGATCTTCCCAATTACAAGATCTTGGTTACTTCAAGAACTGCATTTCCAAGATTTAAATTTACATATCACTTAAAACCACTAGATGATGTTGATGCAATGACTCTTTTCCATCGCTCAGCATCCCTACATGATGGGAGCTCTTATCTTCCAGCAGAAGAAGAAGTCAAAAAG ATAGTAAGAGGCTGTGGGGGATTCCCACTAGTCATTAAAGTGATTGGTGGCTCACTGTGTGGGCAGCATGCAGTAGTATGGCACAGTAGACTAATGAAATGGTCTGatggtcaattttattttagttctgATACGGAGCTGCTTGCTCATCTTCAAAAAAGCCTAGAATTTTCAGATGACAAGGTCATCATTAAAGAATGTTTCATGGACCTAGGTTCATTTCCCGAAGACCAAAGGATCCCTGCTGCTGCACTCATTGATATGTGGGCAGAATTATATGAACTTGATGAGGATGGCATCCAAGCCATTGCCAATTTGCAAGAACTCACCATTCGAAATCTGGCTAGTCTTGTGATGGCAAG GAAAGATGCAAGTGAGGTCAAAAGCTATTACAACGAAGACTTTGTCACACAACATGATATTCTTAGAGAGCTTGCTATGCATCAGAGCAGCCAGGAGTCTGTAGGACAAAGGCCAAGACTGATTATTAACATAAGTGGAAACAATCTACCAAAGTGGTGGACAGAACAAAAACAGCAACTCATTAATGCTCGCCTACTATCTATCTCAACAG ATGAATTATTCTCGTCCAGTTGGTGCAACATTCAAGGATCCAAAGTTGAGGTtctagttttgaattttcattcaaaGAATTACACCTTACCTGATTTTGTGGAGAAAATGGATAAACTCAAGGTTTTGATAATCAATAATTTTGGTTTCTTTCATTCCAAAATAAGCAATTTTCAATTGCTCAGGTCTCTACCCAATTTAAAAAGAATTAGATTAGAGAAGGTTTCAATTTCTTCGCTTTGCAAGACCCTAGTACCATTGAAGAGTTTGAAGAAAATATCCTTGTTTATGTGTAATATTGGTAAGGCTTTTGAGGATTGTACAATTCAAGTTTCTGATGCATTTCCAAATTTGACGGAGATAAGCATTGATTATTGCAATGATCTAGAGGAATTGCCTGTTGGGCTATGTGATATCATCCACCTCAAAAAAATCAGCATCACCAACTGTCATAAGTTGTTTGCACTGCCAGAAAAAATTGGAAAGCTAGTGAATTTAGAAGTGCTAAGGCTTAGGTCATGTACTGATTTGTCAGAGCTACCAGATTCAATCAAAAGCCTCCATAAGTTAAGCATTTTAGACATATCTGACTGCTTAAGCATTATGAAGTTGCCAAAACACATTGGTGAGTTGTGTAATTTAAAAGAGCTCAACATGAAAGGGTGCTTGAGATTGCGTACTCAGTTTCCAGAATCAATAATGGATCTTGAGCAGTTAAAGCTTGTGGTATGTGACGAAGAGAGGGCCAGGTTATGGGAGCCTATCAAGGAATTCCTCACCGAGCTTAAGGTAGAGGTGGCTGAAAAAGATATCAACTTAAATTGGCTTCCCAAATGA